In Lagenorhynchus albirostris chromosome 14, mLagAlb1.1, whole genome shotgun sequence, one DNA window encodes the following:
- the TXNDC2 gene encoding thioredoxin domain-containing protein 2, which translates to MESDEAGAPEEPEMRPVNQADMNEGEATELFCFFFGIFIFLPFSSESPSLQVLSSHVTLLVPAHTREAFVHEVSNVQHTPAERSEVLQAMDTLPPEQGSDTLSSPAQTIPPKQADTPNSPTQTVLPDQADTLNFPEETIPPKEGDILNFPAKIIPPKQADTPNSPAEIISPKKGDTPSSPLKTILCKQADIPSSSEKNTSPKQGNTPNFPAKFILPGQGHTHKLSAILSKLCDTLKFSAKTVLPKEGDAPKSSAETVLPKEGDTPKSLEDTIQPIEGNLQSADEAMEVLEEDLVKVILSKEDFEVALKEAGERLVAVDFSAMWCRPCRSIKPLFRSLSMKHKDVVFLEVDADECEGLAKDCNIVCVPTFQFYKKEEKVGEFSGALKEKLETFITALK; encoded by the exons ATGGAAAGTGATGAAGCTGGAGCCCCGGAAGAACCGGAAATGAGGCCAGTCAATCAGGCAGACATGAATGAAGGTGAGGCTACAg aattattttgtttcttctttggcatttttatttttttacccttTTCTTCAGAAAGTCCATCATTACAGGTTCTATCCAGCCATGTGACACTCCTGGTCCCAGCACACACCCGGGAGGCCTTTGTCCATGAGGTCAGCAACGTTCAACACACACCTGCGGAGCGGTCTGAAGTCCTACAGGCCATGGACACACTCCCACCTGAGCAGGGCAGTGACACCCTCAGCTCCCCAGCCCAAACTATCCCCCCCAAGCAGGCTGACACCCCCAATTCCCCAACCCAAACCGTTCTGCCTGATCAGGCTGACACCCTCAATTTCCCAGAAGAAACCATCCCACCAAAAGAGGGTGACATTCTCAATTTCCCAGCCAAAATCATTCCACCCAAGCAGGCTGACACCCCCAACTCCCCAGCCGAaatcatttcaccaaagaagggTGACACCCCCAGTTCCCCACTCAAAACCATCCTGTGCAAGCAGGCTGACATCCCCAGTTCCTCAGAAAAAAATACCTCGCCCAAGCAGGGCAATACCCCCAATTTTCCAGCAAAATTCATTTTGCCCGGGCAGGGCCACACCCACAAGCTCTCAGCCATTCTATCCAAGCTGTGTGACACCCTAAAGTTCTCAGCCAAAACCGTTCTGCCCAAGGAGGGTGATGCCCCCAAGTCCTCAGCCGAAACCGTTCTGCCCAAGGAGGGTGACACCCCCAAGTCCTTAGAAGACACCATCCAGCCAATAGAAGGCAACCTGCAGTCAGCAGATGAAGCCATGGAGGTCCTGGAGGAGGACCTGGTGAAGGTGATCCTGAGCAAGGAAGACTTCGAGGTGGCGCTGAAGGAAGCTGGGGAGAGACTGGTGGCTGTGGACTTCTCGGCCATGTGGTGCAGGCCTTGCAGGTCAATCAAGCCCCTTTTCCGGTCCCTGTCCATGAAGCACAAGGATGTGGTGTTCCTGGAAGTGGACGCTGATGAGTGTGAGGGGCTGGCGAAAGACTGCAATATCGTTTGCGTCCCAACctttcagttttataaaaaagaagaaaaggtgggCGAATTTTCTGGTGCCCTTAAGGAAAAACTCGAGACATTCATTACAGCATTAAAGTGA